The nucleotide sequence AATTTCATCAATACGGTTTAAAAATTCCGGTCGAACCATTGTTTTTAATTGGTTCAACACTTCTTCTTTGGCATTTTCTGCGGCAATTTCAGTTGGATGATTATCAAATTGTTCCTGAATGATCGCACTTCCCATGTTTGACGTCATGATAATAATGGTGTTTTTAAAATCAGCCAAACGGCCTTTGTTATCGGTTAATCGTCCTTCATCTAACACCTGTAATAAAATATTAAAGGTATCAGGGTGTGCTTTTTCAATCTCATCTAACAAAATAACCGAATAAGGTCTTCTTCGAACCGCTTCTGTCAACTGTCCGCCTTCATCATAACCCACATATCCGGGAGGTGCACCCACCAATCTGCTCACGCTGTGACGCTCTGAATATTCGCTCATATCAATTCGGGTCATGGCGTTTTCGTCATCAAACAAGTATGCTGCCAATGCCTTTGCCAATTCGGTTTTACCCACACCCGTTGTTCCCAAAAATAAGAACGATCCGATGGGTTTTTTAGGATCTTGCAAACCAGAACGACTGCGACGAACGGCATCTGAAATGGCTTCGATTGCTTCTTCCTGACCCACCACGCGTTTGTGCAGTTCGTTTTCTAAATTCAACAGTTTTTCCCGATCGCTTTGCAGCATTTTCGTCACAGGAACACCAGTCCATTTTGCAACCACTTCGGCAATATCTTCGTAAGTAACTTCTTCTTTGATTAGCGAAGTTCCTTTTTGATTTTCTTCTAATTGCTTTTGATAACTAGCCAAACGGTTTTCTGCATCCTGAATTTTTCCGTAACGAATTTCGGCAACTTTACCATAATCACCGTTGCGCTCTGCACGTTCAGCTTCCAGTTTGTATTCTTCGATTTCTAATTTAGCATTCTGAATATTGTCAACCACATCTTTTTCCGATTTCCATTTCGAAAAAATCTGATTGCGTTCTTCTTTTAAATTGGCTAAATCAATCCCTAAAGCTTTTAATTTCACTTCGTCATTCTCACGCTTAATCGCTTCAATTTCAATTTCAAGCTGCATGATTTTTCGGTCTAAAACATCTAATTCCTCTGGTTTTGAATTGATTTCCATTCTGATTTTCGATGCCGCTTCGTCCATTAAATCGATTGCTTTATCGGGTAAAAATCTATTAGAAATATAGCGCTGTGAAAGTTCTACTGCCCCAATTATAGCTTCGTCTTTAATACGCACTTTATGATGTGTTTCGTACTTTTCTTTAATTCCACGAAGAATAGAAATGGCGCTTTCGGTATCGGGCTCTTCAATAACCACCTTTTGAAAACGACGTTCTAATGCTTTATCTTTCTCGAAATATTTTTGATATTCATCTAAAGTGGTTGCACCAATAGCTCTTAGTTCACCACGAGCCAAAGCTGGTTTTAAAATATTAGCTGCATCCATTGCACCTTCACCGCCGCCGGCACCAACCAATGTATGAATTTCATCGATAAATAGAATAATAGCTCCATCTGATGAAGTTACTTCTTTCACCACCGATTTCAAGCGTTCTTCAAATTCACCTTTATATTTTGCTCCAGCAATCAATGCACCCATATCTAGTGAAAAAACCATTTTATCTTTCAAGTTTTCAGGAACATCGCCCTGAACAATTCGGTGTGCCAAACCTTCGGCAATAGCGGTTTTACCCACACCTGGTTCACCAATCAACATGGGGTTGTTTTTAGAACGGCGTGTTAAAATTTGTAATACCCGGCGAATTTCTTCATCACGACCAATCACCGGATCCAGCTTTCCGCTGTTTGCCAATTCATTTAGATTTTTGGCGTACTTATTCAAAGAGTTATAGGTTTCTTCTGCTGATGCCGACGTTACGCGTTCGCCCTTGCGCAGTTCGTTGATTGCTGCTTCGATTTGCTTTTCGGTGGCTCCGCCTGTTTTTAGAAACGATGCAATTTTACTTTTCGATTTAAAAATTGACAAAAATAAATGTTCGATGGATACATATTCATCGTTCATTTTTTTGGCGATGACTTGTGCTTCGTTCAAAGCATTTCCAGCCGCGCGCGACAAGCCAATTTGCGCACCTTCAACCCTTGGAAACGATTCAATAATTTGATCGTTTTGCGATTTTAACTGATCGATATTTATACCGACTTTTTTTAAGATAAAAGGCGTAACGTTTTCATCAATTTCTAAAATGGCTTTTAAAAGATGTTCGTTTTCTATTTGTTGTTGCCCAAAA is from Paenimyroides aestuarii and encodes:
- the clpB gene encoding ATP-dependent chaperone ClpB gives rise to the protein MNLNNFTIKSQEVLQQAQVLVQTFGQQQIENEHLLKAILEIDENVTPFILKKVGINIDQLKSQNDQIIESFPRVEGAQIGLSRAAGNALNEAQVIAKKMNDEYVSIEHLFLSIFKSKSKIASFLKTGGATEKQIEAAINELRKGERVTSASAEETYNSLNKYAKNLNELANSGKLDPVIGRDEEIRRVLQILTRRSKNNPMLIGEPGVGKTAIAEGLAHRIVQGDVPENLKDKMVFSLDMGALIAGAKYKGEFEERLKSVVKEVTSSDGAIILFIDEIHTLVGAGGGEGAMDAANILKPALARGELRAIGATTLDEYQKYFEKDKALERRFQKVVIEEPDTESAISILRGIKEKYETHHKVRIKDEAIIGAVELSQRYISNRFLPDKAIDLMDEAASKIRMEINSKPEELDVLDRKIMQLEIEIEAIKRENDEVKLKALGIDLANLKEERNQIFSKWKSEKDVVDNIQNAKLEIEEYKLEAERAERNGDYGKVAEIRYGKIQDAENRLASYQKQLEENQKGTSLIKEEVTYEDIAEVVAKWTGVPVTKMLQSDREKLLNLENELHKRVVGQEEAIEAISDAVRRSRSGLQDPKKPIGSFLFLGTTGVGKTELAKALAAYLFDDENAMTRIDMSEYSERHSVSRLVGAPPGYVGYDEGGQLTEAVRRRPYSVILLDEIEKAHPDTFNILLQVLDEGRLTDNKGRLADFKNTIIIMTSNMGSAIIQEQFDNHPTEIAAENAKEEVLNQLKTMVRPEFLNRIDEITMFTPLTKGNIEQIVGIQLRGVFKMLANQHITMDATPEAINYLAKKGFDPHFGARPVKRVIQREVLNQLSKEILAGKIKTDSIILLDSFEDQLVFRNQE